A stretch of the Methanomicrobia archaeon genome encodes the following:
- a CDS encoding MMPL family transporter produces MSLKGKISAERALEHLATFQYQHYKQIIVAALLITVVLGYGMTLLEFQGDLTKEMPQDLPVFELSERLESTFKGEEFLVIVVTLDEETGTKGIPRDLRDPRVIQSVVELHERLETEPSIEGVRSVAPVFQGGVPDDIEGVKQVIASTPGSGQFFNRDYSTMLVYADTAVGTDEEKVDEITEIIAQDIDAITRSPGVTYKITGIAPIIVEIVRLLKGDIVVTTFTAALVILGLLVVLERSISRGFIVFLPLILTIVWTFGTMGFLGIAMSVTTGVIGAILLGLGVEYGIFMVSRYYEERQRHEPAESIRIAVSNIGASTFGSGATTAAAFLALTLSIMPMIQHLGQTLALGITFCWLAATIINPCFILLEERIKSKRVAMWLHDWVKGEVVRNAR; encoded by the coding sequence ATGTCGCTAAAAGGAAAGATAAGCGCGGAACGTGCATTGGAGCATTTGGCTACGTTTCAATACCAGCATTATAAGCAGATAATCGTTGCCGCGCTGCTCATAACGGTGGTGCTTGGTTACGGCATGACGCTCCTGGAGTTCCAGGGCGATCTGACGAAGGAGATGCCGCAGGATTTACCGGTGTTCGAGTTATCGGAGCGGCTTGAAAGTACGTTCAAGGGCGAAGAATTCCTAGTGATCGTGGTCACGTTAGATGAAGAGACAGGTACAAAGGGCATACCGCGCGACCTGAGGGATCCACGAGTAATCCAGTCAGTGGTCGAGCTGCATGAACGGCTGGAAACAGAGCCGTCGATTGAAGGCGTTCGGTCGGTGGCCCCCGTTTTTCAAGGCGGCGTGCCTGACGACATAGAGGGGGTGAAGCAGGTTATTGCTTCCACTCCCGGGTCCGGACAATTCTTCAATCGAGATTACAGCACTATGCTGGTCTACGCGGATACTGCGGTTGGCACGGATGAAGAGAAGGTGGATGAGATTACGGAGATTATAGCACAGGATATCGACGCGATTACGAGGTCTCCCGGCGTCACCTATAAAATAACCGGTATAGCACCGATTATCGTGGAAATTGTACGGCTGCTTAAAGGTGATATCGTCGTAACGACCTTCACGGCAGCGCTCGTTATCTTAGGCTTGCTGGTGGTGCTGGAGCGTTCGATCTCACGCGGCTTTATTGTCTTCCTGCCGCTGATTCTCACCATCGTCTGGACCTTTGGGACCATGGGATTCCTCGGCATTGCGATGTCTGTCACTACCGGTGTGATCGGCGCGATCCTGCTCGGTCTAGGTGTCGAATATGGTATATTCATGGTTTCACGGTATTACGAAGAACGCCAGAGGCATGAACCCGCAGAATCAATCAGGATTGCGGTCTCGAACATCGGCGCATCCACCTTCGGCTCTGGCGCAACGACCGCGGCGGCTTTCCTCGCGTTAACGCTCTCTATAATGCCCATGATCCAGCACCTCGGGCAGACGCTGGCTCTTGGTATCACGTTTTGTTGGCTTGCTGCCACCATCATAAATCCCTGTTTCATTCTGTTGGAGGAACGCATAAAATCGAAGAGAGTGGCCATGTGGCTGCATGACTGGGTGAAAGGAGAGGTGGTAAGAAATGCGCGCTAA
- a CDS encoding MMPL family transporter, which yields MRANQHGQNRGLLKQYATFVAYRRAVLLLLFLLLTLVFGYFASQMQTVGMSQEDMLPEDIEVIATLQLVSDQFAGTFSSSTIVVEIDPSYAQSTEIRDVRDPEVLRYVDALAARAKLVYGVIDATSAADVIKDANGGKIPSSLRSVKSLAAQNEIVAQQLSMYISDDYTLSVVRLSLLDDLDAVEVVAELREVIRVAQPPGVTVEISGDLVEDITMQELAGETMQRTSTISFALIIIILILLFVSIKYGLIPLLTILLGTVWTYGVLYVVGFEITPMTSGALAMIMGIGIDFGIQVTKRFRYELRTYEREEAMVNTLQNVFYPMVITTIAAVTGFLCLSLGDLPMMKDMGKMLAMGVSCSMVAALTVVPAVLVLLERKKRHD from the coding sequence ATGCGCGCTAACCAGCACGGCCAGAACAGAGGGCTCTTGAAGCAGTATGCGACGTTCGTAGCGTATCGCCGAGCCGTTCTCCTACTGCTCTTTCTCCTGCTCACACTCGTTTTTGGATACTTTGCCTCGCAGATGCAAACCGTGGGTATGTCGCAGGAGGACATGCTACCCGAGGATATAGAGGTGATCGCGACGCTTCAGCTCGTGTCAGACCAGTTTGCCGGCACGTTTTCCAGTTCGACAATAGTCGTAGAGATCGATCCGAGCTATGCGCAGTCCACCGAGATCCGTGATGTGCGCGATCCCGAGGTGTTACGGTATGTTGATGCGCTTGCAGCACGTGCGAAGCTGGTATACGGGGTTATCGACGCAACAAGTGCGGCAGACGTGATAAAAGACGCGAATGGGGGCAAAATCCCAAGCTCGTTGAGGAGCGTGAAGTCGCTGGCGGCGCAGAACGAAATAGTAGCGCAACAGCTCAGCATGTACATCAGCGACGATTACACACTCAGCGTGGTGAGATTGTCGTTGTTAGACGATCTTGATGCGGTGGAGGTGGTTGCAGAGTTACGTGAAGTGATACGAGTCGCTCAGCCGCCGGGCGTGACGGTGGAGATCTCCGGCGATCTTGTGGAAGACATAACGATGCAGGAACTCGCCGGGGAGACGATGCAAAGAACCTCCACGATCAGTTTCGCGCTCATCATCATTATTCTCATACTCCTCTTCGTCTCGATCAAATACGGGCTCATTCCGTTACTCACCATTCTTCTCGGTACGGTCTGGACCTACGGGGTGCTGTACGTAGTAGGATTCGAGATAACACCGATGACATCGGGTGCACTTGCGATGATCATGGGTATCGGGATCGATTTCGGGATTCAGGTCACGAAGCGGTTCAGATATGAGCTGCGAACGTACGAACGGGAGGAGGCGATGGTGAATACGCTCCAAAACGTCTTCTATCCCATGGTCATAACGACGATCGCAGCGGTGACCGGCTTCTTGTGCCTTTCACTCGGGGACTTGCCGATGATGAAGGACATGGGGAAGATGCTAGCAATGGGTGTCTCGTGCAGTATGGTTGCTGCATTGACCGTGGTGCCTGCTGTTCTCGTACTGTTGGAGCGGAAAAAGAGGCATGATTAA
- a CDS encoding COG1361 S-layer family protein → MEMNKRYENMNRRKRLVSLCTLSLVFLLVFYSPLALLPTPSVVPASAASFSSVTITDVTPTTFNPGDTRAVIVTVSNNGGRDAKNIRLAFQGTEVLSPVGPTVYPINTLNSWSSKEITVTMHVKEEAPNGIYSVPVNCSWREYYFDPAEGYVTGPEQTALLGLSFNVVGEGVLNVGDVTTDPTTIRPGDENVEIRAAIENSGEAAAKDIEAQLVFDGDTFKPSWSGTDRSYLGRLNSGEKGEAVFHIDLAENIAAGTQSIPLRITYKDTKGTEYKVLRAVTILVKPKPDFEIVSYYTEPASISAADTGVVLHVQIKNVGSEKAESASVRMTGEADVPFDYDVKSDFLGNLKIDETGEAILKFDVDKDAVPKGYPMGIEIRCTGDRDLGDDNVYVFNKEINVEVSSSSSQEDGFSVSGFEVLFSLLALFFVFIVVELRRNGV, encoded by the coding sequence ATGGAAATGAATAAGAGGTATGAAAATATGAATAGGCGGAAACGGCTGGTTTCGCTCTGTACGCTGAGCTTGGTGTTCCTATTGGTTTTTTACTCACCGCTTGCGTTATTACCGACCCCGTCAGTAGTTCCTGCGAGTGCGGCGTCCTTCTCGTCCGTTACTATAACCGACGTGACGCCTACTACGTTCAATCCTGGCGATACGCGCGCGGTAATCGTGACGGTGAGTAACAACGGAGGCCGAGACGCAAAGAATATTCGCTTGGCTTTTCAAGGTACCGAAGTCTTATCGCCCGTTGGGCCGACCGTTTACCCCATAAACACGCTGAACTCGTGGAGTTCAAAGGAGATCACAGTGACGATGCATGTAAAGGAAGAGGCGCCCAATGGCATTTATTCTGTTCCCGTGAACTGCTCGTGGCGCGAATACTATTTCGATCCGGCGGAGGGCTATGTAACGGGTCCTGAACAAACCGCGCTCTTAGGATTATCTTTCAACGTTGTCGGAGAAGGAGTACTCAACGTCGGTGATGTGACAACGGATCCGACAACCATACGACCGGGAGACGAGAACGTGGAGATACGCGCAGCTATAGAAAACAGTGGAGAAGCCGCGGCAAAGGATATTGAGGCACAATTAGTCTTCGACGGTGATACGTTCAAGCCGTCCTGGTCAGGAACCGATCGTTCCTATTTAGGTAGGTTGAACTCCGGGGAAAAGGGCGAAGCAGTGTTCCATATTGACCTCGCGGAGAACATAGCAGCGGGAACACAGAGCATACCACTGCGGATAACCTATAAGGACACGAAAGGTACCGAATACAAGGTGCTACGGGCGGTAACGATACTGGTGAAGCCCAAGCCCGACTTCGAGATCGTTTCGTATTATACCGAGCCGGCGAGCATAAGCGCGGCGGATACGGGCGTGGTGTTGCACGTGCAGATAAAGAATGTTGGTTCAGAGAAAGCGGAATCGGCGAGTGTGCGGATGACGGGCGAGGCTGATGTGCCGTTTGACTACGACGTAAAGAGCGATTTCTTGGGTAATTTGAAGATTGACGAAACGGGCGAAGCGATCCTGAAGTTCGATGTGGATAAGGATGCGGTGCCGAAAGGCTATCCGATGGGCATAGAGATCCGCTGTACCGGCGATCGAGACCTGGGCGATGACAATGTGTACGTCTTCAATAAGGAGATCAACGTGGAGGTATCCTCAAGCAGTTCTCAGGAAGATGGCTTTTCAGTCTCCGGGTTTGAGGTTCTCTTCTCGCTTCTCGCACTTTTTTTCGTCTTTATCGTGGTAGAACTGAGAAGAAACGGGGTGTAG